DNA from Daucus carota subsp. sativus chromosome 1, DH1 v3.0, whole genome shotgun sequence:
AAGAAAGAACCAAGttgagaaaatatcaaaatataccGAATCGAGACATTACTTTCAAGTCACTATTGAGTTTATACTCCTGTCTGCAAAATGGGCCTACAAATCCATAATAAATTTCCCATAGCTCTTCTTTACAAACTGGCCCTGCTTCTTCCCTGGGCAGAGGGTGATGATAATGAGACCCACTTTAGCCTTATCCCAATATCCCCAATACTATTTAATTCAGATTTTGACATAAAGTATTCTTGGCACATATCAGTATCCATTCACTTCCTTGTATTCTATGGCTTGCAACTTCTCACTCATCAGTCAAATTGTAAAGACATGGCCCCTAAGTGGTGTTAcggtcttagagcatctccaatagcctttttgtagtggctcttaaattgaaatttgaagagCATTGCAATTTTGCTTGCTCCAATAGACTCCCAGTGAGTcttaaatttcttaaatttctcttctctctccttaATTGTAAAGCTACTAGTTactcttaactaatattttataataaatttgtaagcactcattctctctccatccactttcttttgtaCTCTTATGCACATAACttgcttttaataatataaaacaaaataaggaGTGAATATAAGAagtgttgttggagttgaacccACATTAAATCACTACgagtcaatattttatattatatttaggagtgatttaagagactattggagatgctcttactatATCAGACCACAGTATATCAGTTCAGAACACTCTGGAAACATAGAGGCTGTAGGGGTGTTGGCATTGCATGATTAATATACTTGTGTCTTTTAtgttgttatttttattttgtatcgttaagtgaccaatttttttaaaatctcaagtATTAGTTAATTAATGGACTCCACGGgatcttataaaattataatctattcATTTCCTATTTCATTATCAACTTTCACTTAGCTGATCTATTCATCAATGTTACTATTGTTGGAGAAACAATGCAAAATTGGCAAAGGAAGAGTAACAATCACAAAACTATCATCCCCACATACTCTGCTATAAACAATACCAAATCAGATACACTACTGTATGTGACTAAATATTTACTAATAAatcttgtaaaaaaataatgaagttGGGGTTCCATCTCAAGAATGCAGTTGCCACTTGGGGCTAGGGGGAGTTATGAAGGGGTCCAATGATGGGGATGAAAACAAAGATTTGGTGATACAAGTACCTCGGATCTGCTGCAACATTTCATTGGCTCTCTTGCAAACCCCCATCCCCATCTCCTCTCCATAATTGTGACATGATATATCGGAGATGGATGTTATATAAATCAAAGAGAACGGGACTTTGCCGTTGTAAAATCGAGTTTCGCAGCATATTCTTGTTTAATCCCTCCTTAAACTCGAATTTTGCAACATATCCAACCACGCTTAATATACAGTAGTTTACATTGTTTCAATTTTTcagaaattagtaattttattcGTCACGAAAATATGCTGCAACAATGTCCGTTAGATTGgaaaatatattagtattacATGTATATCAGTTATGGTACTTATATCTGCATGCATTTATGTAGTTGCATAGGATCTCTATGGAAATTTGGACTGCACCTCCACGAACTGTCTCGTTTTCTGAACCTCTCACACACCTCCCATTATTGATCTCCATCAACTCTTTCCCCAAACTCCAAGATCACAAACTTCATTTTTTATGTATATCTTATTCTAGAAAGCAAGATCCTTCATCTGGATGAACTGCGTATGAATTATTTCGCAGTGAGACGGTGCGGGAATGCGATGGGATATGTCACGTGACGTATCGGTTACGTCAAAAAAATATGTTAGAATGacaattttcataattttgaacaactctactctttttaaaaaaaagattaatttacacaattaaaaaagattaattactcaaaataaacaaaataatatatctgtGTATATAtgagttgtatatatatttgttcatatatttatataagttgTAGTCTCTGCCTTCAGTATACTTGTATAAttggtgaatgtgtgtgtgtacttatatataatatatttgatatttccCATATCATCCCGCACCCGTATCGCCATATTTTTTATGTTGTCGAATTCCTATGTCTCTGTATCACGCACCCGCATTAATGCATCGACCAAGAAATAAGAGTCAGGCTTGCATTAcagaatttgaaattaaatatgtaataaaatatagaacgttcgagcaaaatatatatataattcagtaTTTCTAAGGTGTATAACTGTATATTGATATACAATGAAAACTAGTTTTTAATTTGATaacggatttttcaaaaaattgtaCAAATTCCATCTAAACTTTAGTCGactgtttttactttttacttcAAAAATAATCCGCGAGCGCGGGATCTTTCATAATAATCAACCCCTGTATAACCTCTATTTGTAAACAAGATGGTATcctgtgatttttttaaaatataatttttctgtTATTTATAAGTTGAGGGGTCTAGCCCTCCTGTAACTCCATCACACTATCACAgtgaatgaaaaataatacgGGAGACACGTTTAGATAGTAGACACGAAAGAGAATGAGTATTGAAAATGAGAATTATGAGAAtgagtattttaaaaaatatgaaaaatatgatttaccATCAAGTCAGAATGTTTCATTATATATCGGCATATCGTAAAATGACTAATTCAAATACCAACACATGGTTTGAGATTCCGATCCCTAATCATGAACCAAGCGACCCTATGATGTAAATAAGTGATAGATGTGAATTAATCCGTTTCATGGGAGGTGAGGATaactaaaatgatatatatgggCAGACACATTATATAATAGATATACAAATACTGCTAAGCCGGTGCATTGTATTTGGAACTTTATATAGCCGATTCCATGTTTATAAGTGGAGATTGCTTCGGAATGTAGCTTATTATTAAGGGTTGCTTTAAGAACACCATAGAAAGTGATGGAAGAAATAAGATCCAGAAATTCATTCGGTAGGCTATCGCACATATATATCTGGTGGtggaatcaaataattaatgacCTGAGATTACAATAGAAACTTAATGTCTTAAGGATTTTTATAGATAAATGGGCTTGATGAAAAAAGAACATTAATTTAcatgaacaaaatattaatgCAAATAggtaattttgttaaaaaatttatttattcgaTATTTCAGTttcaattactccctctgttttgaaatataagtcgcttgacttttttgcacgcatTTTTAAGTCCTTTGACCACATGCTAAAAATGGTTATTttcgaaattttcttttttgaataaaatatatgattgatattattattcagaaaaagaaaattttaaaaatgatgattttaagcatgcggtcaaaaaacttaaaaatacgtgcaaaaaagtcaaacgatctatatttcaaaacggagggagtagtattccTAAGTCATTATCTTTGAATTTTGGTATGATATTAGAAATAAGAGTGATGCCCCTTGAAGCCCTCCAAAATCTTCTCCTCACTCTCATATATTGGGACACTCCCACGTGGCAGTCATGTCAGTGTGGAGCCCAGACTGACTGCCCATGTAGACCCCCCACCCCATTGCCTCACAGCCCTCACCTTACAGTTACATTCCATTCCATAGTTTCCTCCCCTGCTCCACTGCCACTTCCCTCTCCCACTGTTGTCTATTTAACTCTCTCCATCTGTTTTTTCCCTACCACAGCTCAAACAAGATTCAATCACACAAACAAACATTCTTACAGCAAATGCATGTTAGTTTTGTAGAGCAAGTGAATTAGGCAAGACCAGTGAAGCAGAGTTTCCTAAACCATACTCTTTCCTTACCAGTTACCATACTTTTTGCAAGACAGATAAGAGAGAGTTATGGATGCCATACCAGAGATGCTACAATGGCTTAACTCGTCCGCTGATGGAACGGATATCAGTGTGCTTCAACGCCAACGAGCCCGAATCAACTGgcagcagcaacaacaacagagtttctttagtggaaatgatcAGCATGATATGCATTCTATACCAGAAGCTGAGGCTGCACAGTTCCAGACATTGATGAATGGGGATGCGGTTTTTGGGAGATTTGGGAATAGAGCAGTGAAGCCTGACCCTGGAATGGAAATTGAGTGGCCGGGTTATGGAAAGATGATTGGAGACGATCCTTTGGGATTAGGAGCTTGTGGATATGGAAACATTAATGATGTTGAATTGAATTATGCAATTTCAAGGACTACTAGTTGCCCACCGGTAGTTGCAGCTGCTGCTGGTATAGCAGAAACACCGGGAAGCTATACTCAAGGGAGAGAACCAGGTTTGAACGGACAAATGAGTGCTGCAGTTTGTAGAGAGAGCTTCAAGAAGAGGAAAGCTGATGATAATGATGACCAAAAGGTTTGTTGAGTTCGAATTTCTTTTTTGGCACACAAAATCTTAGGACAGTATACTGATAAATGTACTTCACAGGGGCAATTTCAGATAACTGAAACACAGGGAGTCGATGAAAAAAAGAGCAAAGGATGTACGGAAGACACAGGTTCAAAGATAACGACAGAACAGAATAGCAACAGAAGTAGTAAAAAACATAGCAATTGTAATAACAAAGGAGCATCTAATGACACCACAAATGAGAATTCCAAGAATTCGGAGGTTAAAAAGCCTGACTACATTCATGTTCGTGCACGTCGTGGTCAAGCAACAGATAGCCATAGCTTAGCTGAAAGAGTAAGTCTGAAGAAGCAGTTCTTAAGGGGGAGGGAGCAAGATTTCTGGAACCTTCAGTGGTTTAAAATACTTTATTTTGTGGATTATGCAGGTCAGGCGGGAAAAAATCAGCGAGAGGATGAAATACCTGCAAGATTTAGTACCAGGCTGCAATAAGATTACAGGAAAAGCAGGAATGCTGGATGAAATAATCAATTATGTGCAGTCCCTGCAAAAACAAGTAGAGGTAAATTTGTAGATTATTGGAAAAATCATATACTAGTTACTTGCTAAACTACATTAAGCATCTGATACATGTTTCACAAACCCTTGCCTAATACTTTAACCATTTGTTTTGCTAGTTCTTGTCGATGAAATTATCTACTGTCAATCCAAGACTCGACTTCAATGTTGATACTATCTTCAATGAAAAGGTGACTCAACAAAACATTCTAACATAATATACTTATCTACAACCACATGCAAAGTTTCTTACTAATTGCTTTTCTCTTAAACCAACAGATGTTTCCTGCTTGTACATCTAACTTTCCCACCATTGGGCTATTGCCAGAAGCAGCTACTTCTGCATATCTTCAGGTCAATCCACTACAACATGTGGCTGCATGCTCTGGACTTGAGTTGGAGACAAACGCTGCTAGTATCGCACTTAAGAGAACAGCTAGCGCTCCTGTATCCATAGCAGATACATTTTTCAACCCACCCTGTTTCAACGTATATTTCCCAGCTCAACACTCTTTATAATCTGAAAAATGTTATGGTCTAGATTTCTAACAAACATAGAGTAATACATTTCAGCAATTACAACACTCCGGAACATGGGATCTGGAGCTGCAGAATCTGTATAACCCAGAATTTCAACACGGCAGATCAATAAATTATCCATCTCAACTATTTACAGGTATCGGCAATAACTAGTTAAAACTCAGTCTCATTCACTCGGTTTTACGATCCGTAAAGgtagaaacaaaaaaattacagGGCAGGATAGAGACAACAGGGAGCCCCCCATACATGTCATCAATAATGTATATGTTTAATCATCATTGGTAACAAAGCAGTACATGCTAATGGGTTCCCAACATTGAATAATTCATCACATGATGGTCCATATGGTCTGCTAGTAGTGACCATTGGATTAGAAGTGGTTGAGTTGATAAATGACTGATAATAATAGTCAGGGTCCTAATCATACAAATTTATGTACTCATCATCTGGAAGTAGATAGATACATAATAGTTTTCCTATGAGCTAATGTAAAAATATCTGGCTATTTGCAGGTTCCATTGACAGCAGCAATTTAAGGATGGAGATGTGAAACAGAACTATGTATACAATTCATATCATAATTTAATCCCAAGTTTTTctattgaaattcaaatttttgctaCTTTAAGAAcaagcataaatatatgtaaactcaaaatgtaaatataataatctGCAGAGGAATACTACATCTCAATTACGACATCTTTTCATGTAATATGGCACTGTATGTATTATTGCAGAATCCTAAAACAGTAGTCAACTTTACGAAACAGATAGAAAAATAACATGTATgaggaaatttaaaatttacgcTTCATAGAGAAAAGAACTGTCAGTTTTGTGTATGACATTGACTCATAATACACCAAATACTGGGAGAATAGATAAAAGAACACAAAGCCTTAGGCCACTGTCTAGTATCGTAAGTTGTTACTTTGTCGATTTAGGAATACAACCTGAGAGCAAGTTTAAGCAATGGGTTGAACTGTAAAGAAGAATCGCCAGACAATGAACTGGTGCGATTCATCCTGAATAACAGAAAAGGAATGATGATTGAGACACTAATAATTGGACGAATTAGAGCAGGGATATTTGAGTTATTGTTGAAACTGAGGGTGGGTAGACAtgacaatctaccctccttccACAATTCAATTCATTTCGACAACATTCATGACCCACCATTTTTCCAACCATCTAATCTTTCATCATTTCAGTTGTAATAGGTCACACCATTCAGTcttcaacttcatcaatgaACGACCAGACATCTGAAAATTATCTAATCGCCATCTAATCTCATCATTCGGTTCTAACAGGCCACAAATTCAGTCTCATCTTTCATCAATGAACAGCAAGAAATCTGAAAAATCACCTACACTAATATTATTCATTCCGCATAACCCACTAAAGATGAATAACACAGTAACAGAAGGAAGATAAAATTCCGCAAACTAAGATAGTCATAAACAATCTGAAACTTCCagaagggaaaaaaaattaataataatttcttcCTAAATCAATGGAAtcgtttttattatatagttcagaaaaagaaaagaaaaagagaagccCTTCCTCAGTACTGGACTGCACCAATGAATCTGGGGCCAAACAAGGTATCTTTCATTATCAATCTTTGTCTTCAATTTCAAGTTATAACTAGCACAAATGTTGTAGGACAGGGTTCATCCACAACCCACAAGTAAGACCTCCTTGATTCTCTTTGCCTCATTTGCTAGTGAGATTTGATATTTTCCCTTTTGTTTCTTAGGCCCACTTTGCCTGGTGTGGAAGTTTTCCTTCCTTTTTCTCTGATAGTTCTCTCTCAACTTCTCATATAACCCTCTTCCAAGTTCACAACAAAACTATAAAGAATTTCTAGGTTATCAACCTTTATAGCTATTGGCTAATATTAAGATGATATTAGATTTATGGCCATAGAGCCCGGATAAGCTTTAAGATATGATCACttattcaacttcaaaagatATTCTTTGATTTCTAGGGGCATCTCAGAATTATTTTATTCTGCAATTACAGGACAGACAACTAGTAGTCAAACTCAATGTTCAAGTTTCTAGTCCGTATTCTCCCGAATTCTTGGTCTTTCTGCATGATAGCACAATCAGCATTCATGCTTGCCTCTACTTTTGAGAGGTCAAAATCTGTAATCCCAGTGCTACAGGGATAACGTTTGTAAAAGAAATATGAGAATCAGACCTAGACCACTACCACAACTAAACTGTAATTGGCAGATGCCCTATCTAAGCATGGTGGATTCTGAGGGGGCAATAAGGATCAGCCAAGTAACATTAGTAATGTAAGAGGGTTAATCCTAATAGTGTAGTATGCGAATTAGTAGTGAAGTCAGTACTGCACTACTGCTGACTTTAGAGTATGATAATAGAGGTTGTCAAAGTGTTTAACAGAAGTCGGACTGAACTCCGTAAATAGGAGAAGTCTGATCGTGCTTTGGATTATGATTCTTCTGTATACAAATTTACAGAACAGAGTATTCTCAAATCATAGGTGAGAGTACCAGCAAAACTTCTCCCTCtctttttgttaaaattgtCTATCCAGGGCTTCTCCTCTGGATTTTGTGTTTTACATTGTTTTCTCAGTAAATTCTACTGCTATTCACTGCAATTACTAACTGAATTAGTCCAGAAAACTAAAAATGACATGCTGGTGCCCTTTGAATTTTCAAATACTTGTATTATGAAGACAATCTTATGGAATTTATAATCCAGAACATTAAACAACAGAAGTAATGTTTTGATTGTCCACAATTAATTCTGTCGAAGCTTATGTAAATTGTAGAAATAATTTGATTACAGGAATTAATTGATTAGAACTGGCCAAAATAGCAATACAACTAAATTAGAGGTTTTAAACTTTTTCTTACATACTTAATTACACATAGAATGTGCAACAAGATTTTAAAagcaacaaaatatattaaacaaacaaataacatccatgaaaaaaatcaataatGGTTTGTTTTCTAAACGATAAATGTCCATTGCCTTGAAGCAAACCTGTCATCCCCATGGGACCCAAAACAGCTACCACAGCTTACTACATCCAGACACAATGTTAAAGAGATGAAGACTTGTCAATTCTTCAAATAACATCCATATTGCTCAGGATTCAATTAAATAACAGATTCTTCACCAGCTTCTGTTATTGTATCcaaagaaattattaaaaaaattaccgtATATATTATGGTTGCAATATGCTCAGTATACAGATATAAGACCTTTTCCAGGAACAATAATGACGGGGGCTGATTTACAATGATGAAAACAGTGCTCACTCACGCTTCCCTGCACAACACTGAGAATCACGGAAGATATAAGACAGAGAAACACACACAGAGTTATGGTGATAAGGTAACACAAGAAAAAAGGAGTATAACCTTCGTAATAAGCTTCTGCCTCTGGTGCCTAGAACAACAGCTGCTGGCTTCAACCTTTCTGCTTCTTTGCAAATTGCTTTGCCTGCATCTCCCTCCACAATGCGAGCCTTTGTTTCCACCTGATAATGATAAAATActtaaatacaaatttatctgatataaatataatattcgcCTCTTTTAGAAGACACTCTTAACTTGGTACATTATGTTCAGAAATATGGGTAATTGCAACTTGCAAGCCAttattagctttcttcatgaaTCACGTACACAGTGGCGGAAGCGGGTGTTATCATATCCAGAGGACCACACGATGATGGTGGCCTTTCTGGGCTAATGGAATATTATCTTTTGGACTTTTGACATATCACACTGGGCTCAATCTCTCTTAAATAATTGGGCTAGCTACATTATGGCCTATCAACTAAGATATAATATATGTGTCCATGCATATATGGGACATAATCACTGAAATAcaagaacataaattaaaaggATGATAGCTTAAGAAGCTACATTAATGTCAATGCTTTAAATTACTACTATTTTTATTAGCAAGGCATGATGATTCTATTACTAGAAAATATTGTGACAGTTAGAACAGATCTATGCACTTCTCAGTCGGTGTAGGAAGAACTCATTAATGTGCAAATGCATTAGAGAAGAAAAAGAATAATTTAACAGTATAGTTATAAAAAGTTGGACCTTGTGCCAAATTTGTGAAAATGTTACTCtgtttccattttttttaaCGAAAACTCATTTTCATTCATCATGAACGTTTACTTAGACTCTTCCCTCAAATATAAGGCACATAGGCCAGGTGATATGGAAGGCAAGAGACGTTTTGAGGCAGAAGATAAGGAGACTAGGCTTGAGGCATTGAGCAGTGAGCACACCTTATAAAAGCTAAGTGCACAAGTTTTAAGAACTAAACATGTATATCAACAAAATTATgtacacactacacacaaacgaaaaatcaaaatccaaagTGCTGATGGGGTTTATCAAAATTCTAGAGAAAACTAGCAAATACTTGCCTTTAATTGGAGATGGTAGCAAGATCAAAGTTCAAACAACAACATTGTCAAATTATTGATATCAAACTAATTTATGATTTCATAAAACTAATTTACATGAATTTTGTACATTAATGATCCTAATAACAAATTCAGCTTGCTGCCAAGTGCCacctatataataataataataaaattaataatatagctatgcacataatataatttaagatttaaCCGATTCATGTACTTGGACTAGTTAATGGTTGAATAGAATTTGAAAAAGTTCTTCAGATAAAAATATGCATGGcaggattttttaaaaaaatatctatttacATTCTAAGATTTTGAGTTACCAACTACTTTAAATCAAAAGTAACAAATTAGTGAGCCTAAATTATaatgaagttaaaaatatttttttttcaagtaaTAAAAGTAATCGGGCGGCCTGGCGTCACTTCACACCTCGCGCCTTATCAGCTggtggggtgggggggggggggggggcctCAGAGTAAAAGAGTCGAGGAATGTTCGCCTAGCCTCAACTCGAAGTGCCTCGTGTCCATGCTTCTCTCTAACAACAGTGAGTAGACTGCATGGTTTTCTAGTCTAACAAGCCAGGCGGATTTTgtgtcaaattaaaaaaatgtcgaACATTTCtcattgtatataatataaaagcAATTTAtcacaatatataataataacaaaaaaagttCATGAACATGAGGTCATTAGCatgaaatttctttgaagataATAATAcagcaacaaaaaaaaacatggaAATTGAGTGGCTTCGGCTTAAATGAAAGGATAGAATATTTAAGCAGATAACAAAAACAATGTGCAATGTCTTCTGGTAACCAACAAACAGGAAAGGTGATCAGAAATGACCCCATATGTCGGAAATGTCAAATATGAAGCTTCAGAATAATACAAATACATAGATATAGATAACTTATTGCGAGAAGGAAATGGGAAATAATCAGGAAAGCAAGTCCACAACTAAAGATTGTGATACATTTTGTAAGAAGCACCAGAAATTAAGATTGTTGATTTCGTGCACTCTAACAAGCACCAATCTGGGTAAAGTAACTAGGTATAGTCAATACTAATTGTTTAAGCGGAAATTTATTTGAGTAAATTTTGACAGACAAGGCGGCTTGGCATTACGCGCAACCTGTTACAATTTATAGTAAAACAGAAAGAAATAAGAGAAACTGCACATTAATCatgttactattttttttaaaaaaaagaagcaaatgGGTTCAGTTTTCGATATATAATAAAATCGAGATAACATTAGTAAGTAACTAA
Protein-coding regions in this window:
- the LOC108204876 gene encoding transcription factor bHLH63 isoform X1, producing MDAIPEMLQWLNSSADGTDISVLQRQRARINWQQQQQQSFFSGNDQHDMHSIPEAEAAQFQTLMNGDAVFGRFGNRAVKPDPGMEIEWPGYGKMIGDDPLGLGACGYGNINDVELNYAISRTTSCPPVVAAAAGIAETPGSYTQGREPGLNGQMSAAVCRESFKKRKADDNDDQKGQFQITETQGVDEKKSKGCTEDTGSKITTEQNSNRSSKKHSNCNNKGASNDTTNENSKNSEVKKPDYIHVRARRGQATDSHSLAERVRREKISERMKYLQDLVPGCNKITGKAGMLDEIINYVQSLQKQVEFLSMKLSTVNPRLDFNVDTIFNEKMFPACTSNFPTIGLLPEAATSAYLQVNPLQHVAACSGLELETNAASIALKRTASAPVSIADTFFNPPCFNQLQHSGTWDLELQNLYNPEFQHGRSINYPSQLFTGSIDSSNLRMEM
- the LOC108204876 gene encoding transcription factor HBI1 isoform X2, which codes for MDAIPEMLQWLNSSADGTDISVLQRQRARINWQQQQQQSFFSGNDQHDMHSIPEAEAAQFQTLMNGDAVFGRFGNRAVKPDPGMEIEWPGYGKMIGDDPLGLGACGYGNINDVELNYAISRTTSCPPVVAAAAGIAETPGSYTQGREPGLNGQMSAAVCRESFKKRKADDNDDQKITETQGVDEKKSKGCTEDTGSKITTEQNSNRSSKKHSNCNNKGASNDTTNENSKNSEVKKPDYIHVRARRGQATDSHSLAERVRREKISERMKYLQDLVPGCNKITGKAGMLDEIINYVQSLQKQVEFLSMKLSTVNPRLDFNVDTIFNEKMFPACTSNFPTIGLLPEAATSAYLQVNPLQHVAACSGLELETNAASIALKRTASAPVSIADTFFNPPCFNQLQHSGTWDLELQNLYNPEFQHGRSINYPSQLFTGSIDSSNLRMEM